The genomic DNA GTGTGAATATTATAATGTATTGTGAGATTAAttctctgagaaaatgctttgtcacagacactgcacttgaaaggcttctccccagtgtgaattttaTAATGATTATTCAGTTTAGCTTTCTCAGAAAATGATTTGTCACAGTCACTGCATTTAAAAGGTTTCTCCCCGGTGTGAATTCTAAAATGTGTTGTGAAATTACTACTCTTAGAAAAtactttgtcacagacactgcatttAAATGCCTTCTTCCTAGTGTGAGTTTCATAATGTGCTTTATGATCAACTTTGTTAGAAAACGTTTGGCCACATTCTTTACATCTGAACTGGCCTCCAGTGTGAATTACCATGAGAGTGTTGGAGTTAACTACTTCACTAAatagtttttcataattctcacccaAAAATGACTTCTTTCTTGTACCAACATCAGTGTGAGCTTTGGAATCACTTTCTTGACAAAGAGGTTTTTTACAACCACTGCTTCCAATCTGCTCCTCTTTCTGTAAACATTCTTTCTCCTTTCCTCTTCCGATTCCTTTGTCCTCATTCCTACTGGATCCCAACTGTATGCCACATTCCACTTTCACACCTGTATTTACACTCTCCTCCTCTTTATTGATTTCCCTTTCACTGATCTGTAAATCCTCCTTATTCACTGATGCATCACAGTCATAAGGATATTTCATGTCATCGCTTGAGTCAAATATTTCTGACTcctctttgaactctatttctGGCTCCTGCTTGAATTCTGGCTTTGCTTTGAATTTCAGGTCGGGATCCACGAAAGGAGAGCTATCATCAAAGAGTCCATCACacacaaaaatattattttccacCTTACCTACATTGTGTGAAAATGAATCTTCCACTTCGGATTTTATTGGAAATTCTAATGATTCAGGGTTCTTCATCCTCCCCCTATCACTGGATGACATCATCTTCAATATTAACTTCAACAGAGTACAAAAATGAAGTTAATTCTAAACTTCCTATTCTTTAGATTTGTCTTACAGCATGAACCAACACAGTCCCTTTTTCCGTTTTCCCAGTCCTGTGTCTCTTGGAGATATCTTCAGTAGTTTACAGAATCTTGCCACAAGAGGTGGATGACTATTTCCTTTGggatgaaaagtctgaaataatagaGAACAACTATCACTGGAATAGGGCAAGATGATAACggagttttatgaaaaaaaatttatgttttaaactaattaaca from Palaemon carinicauda isolate YSFRI2023 chromosome 34, ASM3689809v2, whole genome shotgun sequence includes the following:
- the LOC137627103 gene encoding zinc finger protein ZFP2-like; this encodes MMSSSDRGRMKNPESLEFPIKSEVEDSFSHNVGKVENNIFVCDGLFDDSSPFVDPDLKFKAKPEFKQEPEIEFKEESEIFDSSDDMKYPYDCDASVNKEDLQISEREINKEEESVNTGVKVECGIQLGSSRNEDKGIGRGKEKECLQKEEQIGSSGCKKPLCQESDSKAHTDVGTRKKSFLGENYEKLFSEVVNSNTLMVIHTGGQFRCKECGQTFSNKVDHKAHYETHTRKKAFKCSVCDKVFSKSSNFTTHFRIHTGEKPFKCSDCDKSFSEKAKLNNHYKIHTGEKPFKCSVCDKAFSQRINLTIHYNIHTDKSFKCTVCDKTFTQLRSLTRHHKLHTVEKPFKCSVCNKTFSQKYTLTDHYRIHTGVKPFKCSICDKSFSMKSSLQNHFRTHTGEKPYKCSVCDKTFSQRFSLNSHYRTHTGAKPFKCSVCDKAFSQRSNLTTHYRIHTRSGLTVEQNKHMLSAPREGGTTDSSFMQIQKPKSY